The Toxoplasma gondii ME49 chromosome III, whole genome shotgun sequence genome includes a window with the following:
- a CDS encoding hypothetical protein (encoded by transcript TGME49_253400), whose amino-acid sequence MTNSSLPSTLRLPRREPGVAWGRSSLSRLLLLSLYLGFFCSRETESAAPALSMSEDPSRSAAVSSHTEAEQQRGKEPLGETSETLASSTSSAPPSSPRLPDAAAATARQTQSAKLSPGVETFENSGEGEKTQGARKGRQKGRMQREEPEHVERARHGGTETPNTPQTAGAKAVEREEEAGGRGRKGIDAEEAYALPKGVNPRFAAAYTPQFSSDSSSFLYPSEQLRRHGAGTAFFKCPSSGLLIPWGMLNDNFCDCRDDGFDEPGTDACSGVAPVHTAAAERLRAALHTFLHSRGGEASASGATQKAEATLEKEQAASAQNVCGPAGGCDHKVFGKLKGAAGFFCSSGREGEGDWGKPRVISPMKVHDGVCDCCDGADEAPDVSLLRVSAVAFRPFSPEFPFRETPKLSACPNRCAEEKAEWEAEVKAKLRRLAVARAQTAAQTEQMRRVVQQRASEKAQLEAEVSRLQRALDCSWMTREARQRGAQRPDPAGSLHHNAALHRAVKREILAAHKGAVGQAQKAEEVAAEAEEEQLHLWCQKVVQDVLGHGGEGGEGEDTSRDEAGIEAPDEELSAMVGAQLSGPPTAFSRPDKVALFPPPRLQYELHAEGREPAKAGQAEDGGPDARVQSPEERRAAAVAAKAEASRRAALEAYLEQQSRGAGPDEDEAPSTRGGGWTHVWDGVKQLAQQGARALQRGLAWVGVGPTPQKKSLGALQRSLEELKQKKAKLEKQMKNLEGVNAILAPLYSVCLFTSDSRRRFDFQICLFDRVRQFFHRSHRAREALLAYQNATHVDGETPKDASQFTGGSPGEPMFALGTFRSLEVVKCPKGNAAATGKLLGRGTREKLRAWTEQSKDVAIPTDPTTGFAFRLEDESEEEDAVFPQGGDPEFCFSMFFADGDACPNDSRRETEILIHCGPELFVVQVQEPAMCRYSILLETPLLCPREQLLQLEKERFAVYHDEL is encoded by the exons ATGACgaattcttctctcccctcgacACTCCGCCTCCCACGAAGGGAACCAGGCGTTGCTTGGGGTcgttcgtcgctctcgcgcctgctgcttctctcgctgtatcttggctttttctgctcgagagagaccgaATCAGCTGCGCCAGCTCTGTCAATGTCGGAGGACCCTTCGCGTTCCGCGGCTGTCAGTTCACATACGGAGgcggagcagcagagagggaaagaaccCCTCGGGGAAACTTCGGAGACGCTTGCCTCTTCAACCTCTTCAGCGCCGCCCTCGTCTCCCCGCCTGCCTGATGCTGCGGCTGCCACAGCTCGCCAGACGCAGAGCGCGAAGCTCTCTCCAGGTGTAGAGACATTTGAGAACAGTGGtgagggcgagaagacgcaaggTGCGCGGAAGGGCAGACAGAAgggccgcatgcagagagaggaaccaGAGCATGTGGAGAGGGCCAGGCACGGAGGGACGGAGACGCCGAACACACCGCAGACGGCGGGAGCTAAAGCggttgagagagaagaggaagcaggcggaagaggacgaaaaggCATCGACGCTGAGGAGGCGTATGCTCTTCCGAAAGGGGTGAATCCACGAT TCGCAGCTGCGTATACACCACAGTTTTCGTCGGATTCTTCGAGTTTTCTGTATCCATCGGAGCAGCTGCGGCGGCACGGGGCTGGAACGGCTTTCTTCAAGTGCCCCTCTTCAGGTCTGTTGATTCCCTGGGGAATGCTGAACGACAATTTCTGCGACTGTCGAGACGACGGCTTCGACGAACCCGGAACGGACGCCTGCAGCGGCGTGGCCcctgtacatacagctgCGGCAGAGCGGCTGCGCGCCGCTCTCCACACGTTCCTCCACTCTCGTGGCGGAGAGGCGAGCGCTTCTGGAGCGACGCAGAAAGCCGAGGCAACGCTCGAGAAAGAACAAGCTGCAAGCGCGCAAAACGTCTGTGGTCCTGCGGGGGGGTGCGACCATAAAGTGTTCGGGAAGCTCAAGGGAGCTGctggcttcttctgctcgtcGGGCCGAGAGGGCGAAGGCGACTGGGGGAAGCCTCGGGTGATCTCGCCCATGAAAGTGCACGACGGAGTCTGCG ACTGCTGCGACGGCGCAGACGAAGCCCCTGACGTATCCTTGCTTCGGGTTTCGGCGGTCGCCTTCCGACCCTTCTCTCCCGAGTTTCCCTTTAGAGAGACCCCGAAACTCTCCGCGTGCCCGAACCGGTGcgccgaggagaaggcggagtGGGAAGCGGAAGTGAAGGCCAAGCTGAGGCGCCTCGCCGTGGCTCGCGCGCAAACCGCCGCGCAGACGGAACAGATGCGCCGAGTGGTACAGCAGCGCGCGAGCGAAAAAGCACAGCTCGAGGCGGAGGTTTCCCGTCTCCAGCGAGCTCTGGACTGCTCCTGGATGACCCGAGAGGCCCGCCAACGCGGCGCCCAACGCCCGGATCCCGCGGGGTCCCTTCACCACAACGCCGCCCTCCATCGAGCTGTGAAAAGGGAGATCCTCGCGGCGCACAAGGGCGCAGTGGGACAGGCGCAAAAGGCCGAGGAAGTCGCGgcagaggccgaggaagagcaaCTCCATCTCTGGTGCCAAAAAGTCGTCCAGGACGTGTTGGGGCATGGGGGAGAGggcggagagggagaggacaCGTCTAGGGATGAGGCAGGCATCGAGGCACCAGACGAGGAGCTGAGCGCGATGGTCGGCGCTCAGCTGTCGGGGCCGCCGACTGCGTTCAGCAGACCAGACAAGGTCGCCCTGTTTCCGCCGCCTCGTCTCCAGTACGAGCTTCATGCGGAGGGCAGAGAGCCGGCGAAGGCAGGCCAGGCAGAGGATGGAGGTCCCGATGCTCGAGTCCAGAGCCCGGAGGAGCGGCGCGCAGCTGCAGTGGCGGCGAAGGCCGAGGCGTCTCGTCGCGCTGCGTTGGAAGCGTATCTGGAACAGCAGAGCCGCGGCGCCGGCCctgacgaagacgaagcccCCTCAACCCGCGGCGGCGGTTGGACGCACGTCTGGGATGGTGTGAAGCAGCTCGCTCAGCAGGGCGCCCGAGCGCTTCAGCGCGGCCTGGCCTGGGTCGGTGTCGGTCCCActccgcagaaaaaaa GCTTGGGAGCGCTTCAGCGGTCGCTCGAGGAgttgaagcagaagaaggccaAACTGGAAAAGCAGATGAAGAACTTGGAAGGCGTCAACGCCATTCTTGCGCCCCTCTACTcggtctgtctcttcacgTCCGACTCCCGTAGACG TTTCGACTTCCAGATTTGTCTTTTTGACCGGGTGAGACAGTTTTTTCACCGGAGCCACCGCGCTCGCGAGGCGTTGTTGGCGTACCAGAACGCTACGCACGTGGATGGGGAGACGCCGAAAGACGCTTCGCAATTTACCGGAGGCTCGCCAGGTGAGCCGATGTTTGCCCTGGGGACGTTCCGCTCCTTAGAAGTTGTGAAGTGCCCCAAGGGCAATGCGGCGGCAACGGGCAAACTGCTGGGGCGAGGTACCCGAGAAAAGCTGAGGGCCTGGACCGAACAGAGCAAGGATGTCGCGATTCCGACAGATCCTACCACTGGCTTCGCCTTCCGCCTCGAAGACGagtccgaggaagaagacgctgtCTTCCCGCAAGGCGGAGACCCCgagttctgcttctccatgTTCTTCGCTGATGGCGATGCGTGTCCCAACGACAGTCGCCGCGAAACAGAAATCCTCATTCACTGCGGACCCGAGTTGTTCGTGGTGCAG GTCCAAGAGCCGGCGATGTGTCGCTACTCCATACTCCTCGAAACGCCGCTGCTGTGTCCCCGCGAACAACTTTTGCAACTAGAGAAGGAGCGATTTGCTGTGTACCACGACGAACTCTAG
- a CDS encoding hypothetical protein (encoded by transcript TGME49_253410~Predicted trans-membrane domain (TMHMM2.0):397-420), with translation MEARPEQASSALRDAWLKKKGLSLVPLGLDEEEREFWWGLRRFLRLQLERVVEESCRERSFSSCSSSCSGDASSPSAASSSASPVRRTEKRRRSPDSETKGACVESRGKMAKTAPAAVSSGDARRCGENVKRQAAAGEDGHTGNPGCEEKERASEGKETEATRDGAPDGAGESGTNAFDDKDCDEAEQIGERGDRGAEQRRERYRGEKEEQRDSGREDDGETGPKSLVESGPPSSAYQIEGSDLTGERRVSCFTQRGTSALELSFCLAFSRRAPPVYGHPATGVLLLLQSALRTRCSSDCSLTSRQKRNGEREDHGSAKGEQEKRSGNEVHNVLETLKRVFNPVAHEAPTKRETVGCPGRTGGEKDRKGERDGSEGEEHLTLHMLVLDHQIRTLSAEWIADWIVLYWLSLFQAVFSYLSVRGVYVQKLAKRALGQPLRAFFAATTHSRRRAVQESNDDKRGSP, from the exons ATGGAAGCAAGGCCTGAGCAGGCGTCGAGTGCGTTGCGCGACGCCtggctgaagaagaagggtctgtctctcgtcccGCTTGGgctcgacgaagaagaacgcgaattCTG GTGGGGTCTGAGAcgcttccttcgcctgcAGCTCGAGCGCGTAGTGGAAGAAAGCTGCCGCGagcgttccttctcctcctgctcttcgtcctgttctggagacgcgtcttctccctctgccgcttcttcctctgcttcaccTGTGCGACggacggagaaacgaaggaggtCGCCCGACAGCGAAACCAAGGGTGCGTGCGTCGAGAGCCGAGGCAAAATGGCAAAGACCGCGCCtgcggctgtctcctccgggGACGCGCGCAGATGCGGTGAAAACGTCAAGCGCCAGGCGGCAGCAGGCGAGGACGGACACACCGGAAACCCCGGgtgcgaggaaaaagagcgagcaagcgagggaaaggagacagaagcaacgCGAGATGGCGCGCCAGACGGTGCAGGAGAAAGCGGAACGAACGCGTTCGACGACAAAGACTGCGACGAGGCAGAGCAGATCGGCGaacggggagacagaggtgcagaacaaagaagggaaagatacagaggagaaaaagaagaacagagagactcagggagagaagacgatggTGAGACGGGTCCAAAGAGTCTGGTCGAATCTGGGCCCCCGAGCTCGGCCTACCAGATTGAAGGCTCCGACttgacaggagagagacgcgtctcctgcttcaCACAGAGAGGGACTTCTGCTTTGGAG TTGAGCTTCTGCCTGGCCTTCTCTCGCAGAGCGCCTCCGGTGTATGGACACCCAGCCACCGGggttctgctgctgctgcagagcGCCCTGCGGACGCGGTGCTCCTCCGATTGTTCTCTCACCTCGCGGCAGAAACGGaacggagagcgagaggaccACGGGAGTGCGAAGGGCgagcaggagaaaagaagtggAAACGAAGTTCACAACGTTCTTGAGACGCTGAAACGCGTGTTCAACCCTGTCGCACACGAAGCCCCGACGAAGCGCGAGACTGTGGGCTGTCCTGGCCgaacaggaggagaaaaggacagaaaaggagaaagagacggaagcgagggagaagagcacCTCACGCTGCACATGCTCGTTCTTGACCATCAGATTCGAACGCTGTCTGCAGAGTGGATTGCAGACTGGATTGTTCTG TACTGGCTTTCGCTCTTCCAAGCTGTCTTCTCCTACCTCTCAGTTCGCGGGGTCTACGTACAGAAGCTCGCCAAACGAGCGCTCGGACAACCGCTCCGCGCCTTCTTTGCGGCGACGACGCATTCGCGGCGCCGGGCTGTTCAAGAGTCGAACGACGACAAAAGGGGCAGTCcctga
- a CDS encoding asparagine synthetase, putative (encoded by transcript TGME49_253430) has product MCGILAILMSSLSRDQLRQLALERSRLSVFYRGGLDQECMGKSLWLRHRGPDSNGVHVQEYSTTLCNALAHERLAIVDPATGKQPLCDASGTFVCVANGEIYNHVELTKTLLPPEEVAKWKTASDCQPLPSLFKFHGPSICDKLDGIFSFVISNGATGEFIAARDPLGVCSLYVGYASDGSIWFASELKALTRDCEQVTVFPPGHFYLSTMNEGKGGFQRYYNPSWWGVDKPLPTYRCDLGQLREALEAAVRKRLMCDVPFGLMLSGGVDSSIIAAIAAKEFQKMSATEKGSHIWTNQIHAFSIGLKDGPDRKFAKMVADMLGTVHHEFTFELEEGLDALDDVIYMIETYDITTVRASVPMYLLCRMIKSLGVKVVLTGEGADEVFGGYLYFHSAPNREAFHRELQNKLNLVHFYDCLRANKTSMAWGVEARVPFLDRGFLDFAMSIDPEDKMCTNGRMEKQILRDAFKGYLPDEVLYRQKEQFSDGVGYAWIDHLKSYAEKKVTDTMMRNAKLLFPTNTPVTKEGYLYRAIFAKHYNKGSAARTVHTGPSIACSTAAALEWNEKFQECIDQSGRSVDVHQFHQGHRD; this is encoded by the exons ATGTGTGGAATCCTCGCCATTTTGATGTCCAGTTTGAGCCGAGACCAGTTGCGACAACTGGCTCTCGAGCGCTCGCGCCT GAGCGTCTTTTACCGAGGGGGATTGGATCAAGAGTGTATGGGTAAAAGTCTGTG GCTTCGCCACCGCGGACCCGACTCGAATGGCGTCCATGTGCAAGAATACTCCACGACCTTGTGCAATGCACTCGCCCACGAGCGCCTGGCCATCGTCGATCCGGCGACTGGAAAGCAGCCTTTGTGCGACGCGTCTGGCACAT TTGTCTGCGTGGCGAACGGAGAAATCTACAACCACGTCGAACTCACCAAGACATTGCTTCCCCCAGAGGAAGTTGCCAAGTGGAAAACGGCCAGCGACTGCCagcctctcccgtctctcttcaaATTCCACGGGCCGAGCATTTGCGACAAACTCGACGGAATTTTCAGCTTCGTCATCAGCAATGGCGCCACTG GCGAATTTATCGCTGCCCGCGACCCTCTGGGGGTCTGCTCGCTGTACGTCGGCTACGCGTCGGACGGGAGCATTTGGTTCGCGAGCGAGTTGAAGGCTTTGACGAGGGACTGCGAGCAAGTAACAGTTTTTCCTCCGGGGCACTTCTATCTCTCGACCATGAACGAAGGCAAGGGTGGTTTCCAGCGATACTACAACCCATCTTGGTGGGGGGTGGACAAGCCGCTGCCGACCTACCGCTGCGACCTGGGCCAACTGCGAGAGGCGCTGGAAGCTGCCGTCCGCAAGCGCCTCATGTGCGATGTACCTTTCGGGCTGATGCTGTCTGGCGGGGTCGACTCGTCCATCATCGCTGCAATTGCCGCCAAAGAATTTCAGAAAATGTCTGCCACCGAAAAAGGAAGTCACATCTGGACCAACCAGATCCACGCGTTCTCCATCGGCCTCAAGGACGGCCCCGACAGAAAGTTCGCGAAAATGGTTGCGG ATATGCTGGGCACTGTCCACCACGAATTCACATTCGAGCTGGAAGAAGGTCTGGATGCTCTCGACGACGTGATCTACATGATCGAGACTTACGATATCACGACTGTTCGCGCCTCAGTGCCCATGTATCTTCTCTGTCG GATGATCAAGTCTCTGGGTGTGAAGGTCGTCCTCACCGGCGAGGGTGCAGACGAAGTCTTTGGCGGCTACCTCTACTTCCACAGTGCTCCAAACAGGGAGGCTTTCCACCGA GAGTTGCAGAACAAGCTCAATCTGGTGCACTTCTATGATTGCTTGCGCGCCAACAAGACATCGATGGCCTGGGGAGTCGAGGCCCGTGTCCCCTTCCTCGATCGG GGCTTCTTGGATTTTGCCATGTCCATCGACCCCGAAGACAAGATGTGCACGAACGGGCGGATGGAAAAACAGATTCTTCGAGACGCATTCAAAGGGTATCTGCCTGATGAAGTTCTCTACCGCCAAAAGGAGCAGTTCTCTG ACGGAGTCGGGTACGCGTGGATTGACCATCTGAAGAGCtatgcagaaaaaaaagtaaCGGACACCATGATGCGCAATGCGAAATTGCTCTTCCCAACCAACACTCCGGTGACAAAG GAGGGATATCTTTACCGTGCGATTTTTGCCAAGCACTACAACAAAGGCAGCGCGGCACGTACGGTTCATACAGGCCCGTCAATCGCCTGCTCCACGGCCGCTGCACTTGAATGGAACGAAAAATTCCA GGAATGTATTGATCAGTCTGGAAGGTCTGTCGATGTCCACCAATTTCATCAAGGGCATCGGGATTAA
- a CDS encoding PQ loop repeat-containing protein (encoded by transcript TGME49_253420~Predicted trans-membrane domain (TMHMM2.0):195-218:227-247:285-305:314-332:344-364:373-396), translated as MNVWKSSSTTNGAVRTEMPLFRGCESLRVCSVGSLIDTLTIGRGARIDTEVSPICLKLNYRLETRWTHSVISVGVLSSLYEASSTTVPCVFPCLSLVCKIGFDAPSWNARRRNQNLPGRKHFQTMAKLSAAVPTASPAEGGGFLLVNPRCTETLLAPFQDFQCAKQVVSACLSIGILVGGSLVKLPQLVKILRAQSVAGLAEMSVFVEAISASIFVAYNVLERHPFTTWGEMLFVSLQNLCTLLLFWRFRSARDGRHSIEEEKSGQATATSTDAPFATFTLFQRVLCALAVLLLGASVACGYLVFGRDSLFSRRLAMGLGLAPFPLLFCSRLPQIKQNWTQKHTGQLSAVTAGLMLCGNLARLFTSMVSLSDQFVVLSCTLATILNAIPLFQIYLYRDNTAKALGKRKEA; from the exons ATGAACGTATGGAAAAGCTCCTCCACCACAAATGGTGCAGTGAGAACGGAGATGCCATTATTCCGTGGTTGTGAGTCTCTACGGGTTTGTAGTGTTGGCTCGTTAATTGACACGCTGACAATCGGACGCGGAGCGAGGATCGATACCGAGGTATCCCCGATTTGTCTGAAGCTCAACTACCGACTGGAAACACGCTGGACACATAGTGTGATAAGTGTCGgcgttctttcttcactcTATGAAGCGTCATCTACGACGGTTCCGTGTGTCTTcccgtgtctctcgctcgtaTGCAAAATTGGATTCGATGCACCGTCCTGGAAtgcgagaaggcggaacCAGAACCTTCCCGGAAGAAAACATTTTCAAACAATGGCAAAACTGTCAGCCGCAGTGCCCACTGCCTCGCCTGCAGAAGGCGGGGGATTCTTGCTTGTCAATCCCAGGTGTACAGAAACTTTGCTGGCCCCGTTCCAAGACTTTCAGTGCGCCAAACAG GTTGTCAGTGCATGCCTGAGCATCGGTATTCTCGTCGGCGGCAGTCTTGTTAAGCTTCCCCAACTCGTCAAGATTTTGAGAGCCCAGAGTGTTGCAGGCCTGGCGGAGATGTCGGTTTTCGTTGAG GCCATCAGCGCCTCGATATTCGTCGCCTACAACGTTCTTGAGAGACATCCGTTTACAACGTGGGGAGAAATGCTCTTCGTTT CACTTCAGAACCTCTGcacgcttcttcttttctggcgGTTCCGAAGTGCTCGCGACGGCCGGCACTCgatcgaagaagagaagagcgggcAGGCCACCGCGACCTCGACAGACGCTCCGTTCGCCACCTTCACACTCTTCCAGCGCGTTCTCTGTGCCCTGgccgtccttcttcttggtgcctctgtcgcctgtgGCTACCTGGTTTTCGGCAGAGACAGCTTGTTCTCTCGACGCCTGGCGATGGGCCTTGGCCTCGccccctttcctctcc TCTTCTGCTCGCGCTTGCCTCAAATCAAACAGAACTGGACGCAAAAGCACACCGGCCAGCTCTCGGCAGTCACGGCGGGCCTCATGCTCTGTGGAAACCTGGCGCGTCTCTTCACATCGAtggtctctctgtctgaCCAATTTGTGGTG TTATCTTGCACTCTCGCCACGATCCTGAACGCGATTCCGCTTTTCCAG ATTTATTTGTATCGCGATAACACGGCGAAAGCGCTTGGAAAGCGGAAGGAGGCGtga